GTAATCTACATTTAATTGTAGATCTCTCATCACTCTAAGAACAAAAGTGTTAACACTTTAAAATTTGCGAAAAATATTGAGCAAAAGTTATTGGAGTGACGAAAAATATTAGCAATGTCAATAATGATTTAAAGCCAATTCAAATAAACGTCTAAAAAATTTGTCATTATAAATACACTCAATTATTTTGTTCTAGCAAAATGATGATGCATCATAAATCTGTTTACTAAATCAGTTAAACATGACAAACTCACAACTCGACTCGTAATTCAATTCAATAAGCTGTGCAAGAAATGACTCACTGAACATTTATCTGCAAGCGTGAACATACTCTCGATAGCAAGTGCAATGCTATATGTGCTATAGATTCTTCCCAATTCATATGCGAGCAGTGATGTACCTACCGTTGAAGACAATCTTGGTATTTTGTGAGGAGATTGCAGAGGAGCTTCGACATCATACTCCATAGGTCGAGTTATTGAAGAGCATGTTGAAAGTGAAGAGCATGGCTTCACAGACTGTGACATGTTCTTGATATTAATATGTGGTGATGGTTGAACTGGGTTAATAGGTGAGCAAGTGGAGGGTCTGTTTGAGTACTGCAGATGTGTAGATGGTTTGTACCACTGTTTCTGTCGAATCTGAGCCAGTTGTATTCTAAGATCTCTGCACTCCATTTTTAAAGAGTTTTCAGAATGCAGAAGAGACTGCAACTCTGAATCATTCTGCAGCCTGAATAGAccaaatatatattgtaatctAAGCAAAAGACTAATCAgttcatttattttttgtaaaaaaaaacagtaATCTTGATAACAAATGGAGTACTTTTTTTAAACTAGCAGGAGTGTGTTTAGCAAACTTTTCTATAACTACACTagttaaaattttgttgtttaactacatgtagctaaaaGATTGTAGTATGATTTTTGATAAAGCCTAATACTCACTTGGATGATTTTGCACCGATCTCCTTTAGTTctgaataaaatacatatatttgatcaatagtaataataatcgaTTAGTGTGAgtcttaacccttttgcaggcgtAGCGACGATATTGTCGTTTAACGATAATGGGCAGCATGATAAATCAATTTCTGGCCTGCTTATTGCCGGTTTTTGTTTAGATTTTCTACctatagtaaactacaatagatCGGTCTTTATTAGCAACAAAGAAGCCGTTTTGTgagaaaaaaacatttgttttgcaatactatacaaaaaaaatCCGAAAAGAAATTCTGCAAAtaaattttggaattttttttTAGCTTGGTTCTGCTTTCTCAATGTTTTGCTAATGTGCAACATTTttcttttactgtcatggcgACCTCCAAACGAAATTACGCACATCTCTCTAATGCTGCAAGAAGTAGAAGTGTTAGTACTAGGGGTAATAGGATATCAGCTGATTGTAATATAACTTCTTAGAGTTAGTAGCCAGAACTAATAGTGACAGTGAATCTGGTTCAGATTGTGACTGGGACGATTTTGCATTAAAATCTGAGAGTGAAAGTGACGAAGAACCTAGTAATAGTTTTGATGATTATGGAGGTGGGAGCAAGAATAAGCACATGGTGTCAAGACTGCGGTGTAGGCTtctgcaagggcaaatgcttccgaaagtaccatagctagagaaactgttatgtgaagaattgacttgaaacatgttcatttgtatttacctgtatcataaaaacataatacacgTATACAATACCATAAATAAAAGTGTGCcaatgattttttaaaatcgatttgtgaaaaattaattttcccAGGAGGTCTCAAACAGCCTCAAAAACTcgcctgcgaaagggttaaattagcaacaaacaaataatagctaagagTGCCTGGCTATTGTTATGGAACTGTAGCAGTTGAAATGTGTGCAAAACCATTTTACAGCTGACCTAAAAGTGTGTAGGAATATACATGTTAGTTCATGCAAATGTAGAGATTACTAAGAAAATAAGCAATGGTTACACCAGGAATCTAGGAATACTAAaagcaacaacaacaacaagaaGCTCTATATAGGAGTTAAACTGTTTGGAAATGGTTTATATTCATTATAAACCATTTCCTTTCTTAATATATTAAgggtttaaagaatagagaaagcataatcttattatgctttattagttatcttgaggtgttgactgatgttctaaaaaaagaatcaaggagattgacctaCTAGAAGccgagatatagccagccaaacacaggtctacctaataaagaatcaaaggaaaacccttcgaaaatctcgaaaactgtgacgtataaaatcgacttaatgttcatgtgccggagttgtgcacccttaccgccgttacgtataatgattgttttggctacgagatgtgaaaagctactcgcgatagtaaataatttacagactagctctggtttctcaggaaaatcaagcaaacattatgtggtaaaggcatttgcccataACCCCTCGACgtgatttgtcaaaacagaagagcatattttgactattgtgcttcaaattttaactcgatctccacggatatgctccgaagatcctttgttcaacgaacggcgcgtgtatagtctatatgcgacatccgcgattgcaagtcgtttagaataagaaatgagaatgtgaatttttgttcattcatcatttttctattgtgtatctaccgcagcatttagttgattttcatgattatcgtcactattaacagactgtaagttcactacagccataatcttaaaaagaataacttgaccgtgctgctcttgctgtaaaaaaagaaaacgataacttttgatttgatttttctattgatctattatcttatctatgattattttttatgattaatattataatcataatgcatattatacaaaataataatataactgcgtatagaataaatgatgtaactaatataatttgtagaaattgatagcagaatgttgcgaaataatagatgcgtgtaattattttattctaaaactaatctacacgtcagagggactggttcggaattctcagagcaacgattgttaggcccaatttgattgttctatacttccagggattagaccaattaaaacgccgtgattgttataggagagcgcattagttggcttaattgaccaatggcacacgagtcgatttcatacgtcatatattgatgactaccaaaaaacttatgttttttggtagacctgtgtttggctggctatatctcagcttctggttggtcaatctccttgattatttttttagaacattagtcaacacctcaagataaataataaagcataaaaatattatgctttctctattctttaaaacaTAATACCTGAAATTTCCTGTTCATTAGCCAAGATACGGTTTTGAAGATTTGCAATATCTCTTTTCTGCTTCAATACCAAATTCTTCAAATCATCTAACTCGTCGCCTAGAAttgaatatgtttaatttttccTAACATATACTACGCGTGTGCTACATAAAAAAATCACCAATGATATCGGCATTGAACAAAAATCAGCATTGTTACTGTTTGTGGTGAAGCAAGCCAAACTTTGCACCTACTATCAAATACTAATCCATTTGGTATAAACTTTGAAGGAGCAGGGAAAGGGATTGGAGTGCAAAGATCAGGGAGAAGTGTGGATAACTTTGCCAGTTCTCTCTTGCAAGATAACTACAAAagacaaatgaaaaaattggATATTGCGAGAGTCTATAAGTATTGAAGTACATAaatttacatgtaagtaaatataagaaaatttaataaatataagtaacaaatggcaaaaatttatgtaaagacAAAACTGAGAGTTTACCAAAGAGCACAAGTTCATAATATTCTCTgtatttgcaacaaaaattcAACAATACAGAAAATAAGTGGTGTTTTACTGTGCagtttgtgtattttaatttttctatcacttaacATCTTTGCACAAAAAGCTCTGAGCTCGCTGCCTCTACAAAGATGAGTAAGCAATTTACCATTCAAGCAACGTTTGCTTTTTTCAGAAAATTCCTGCATCTGTTTAGATCACACACATAATTCTAGTATCAGCTAGTCTGAACAGTCTGAATGCAACCATTTCTATCATTATTAACAAATAAAGGCTCCGTGATGATTCTACAGGATTGTCATTTTGTACTGACCAGCTTTTCCTTCAATTCTTTTTCTTGTTTGACTACGTCACACTGAATTGATTTAGCTGTTGCCAATTGCAAATCCCATTTCCAAGTACTTTCTTTGTCCAAAGCAATATCGCCCATCCACCATAGCAGTGTCTGAAACCATTGACTACTGTGAAGCCATTTTGATAACCATTTTGAGATTCTATGTAAATGTTGCTAGAGTTCTCTGATGTAAAATACTGTTGGTTCTATGCAATctgcatgtatgtacatctgCATCATTTTTGTAATGAAGACAGGAAAGCTGCAACAAAATATCTAATAACCTAAAAGATGAGCTCTAATTATAAAAATTTACTATTTACGGTCAAACCTCTACAtctgatcacctcaacatacagattttttaaaatagtaaataaattttccaaaaaataaatagtcaaatatttgctcaatgTAATCgttgagcaaatatttgacttTGCACTCCAAgtaatttttaacaaatgatttttaactatattttaatatatcgAAAATGGGAAAGGTGAAAAATTCTGAAATGAAagactataaataataaaaaatacataatatGAGTTAGTTTAAATTTGATGCAGTTTAAACAGTATATCCCGATCAGAAAAGACTTGTTTAGAGCTACGCGTTGCTGAACCTGCATTTCCATGAGTGTCTCTAAAGTAAGGTAGCTACAAAAGCCTCTGTTTACTGATTGTTAACTTATTAATTTGGTTTTTACACATAATTCAGTTTTGGAcatagttttacatattttatatcatatacttgtacttgttttattaatagagttatagCCAATGATTAAGTTGTGGAATAAGTTTATTAAATCCTGATGTAAtctgataaaaatatttgcccCCACACgcaaaagttttatgatatgaagGAAACTTGGAACGAATAAACTTGAAAGTGTAGAGGTTAGACTGCAATTCAAATTACTGTGCTTAGTTTAAGATGGGAAACATTtcttaataaattaaaaaaacaattaggAGCATTGAGCCTAATGATATACAAATGCATAAACAACTTAGATTGCTAACATGCTACTGCAAAAGGATATTTGGTTATGTTAAACATCTATACCTCTTAACTCTTTCCCTATAGTGGCagttaaatagaggtggcattcaaataaaggctagcgttgtatttttcaaacaactcatcagaattttggggagataaatttaaccatttCACGGGCGAaatgaatgtcacctatattttacACTCTGTTTTGTCTTCGAGCGGAGCAACATTAATCATTTTAGAAGCAAagaatctgctaacttaccacatacttgttgtagatctcttaataaatatgcattaggaagctgagaaatatctctacctgttaatatctattgcttgcaattaacctgcgatgatattatagcctttgCCCTGCTTTGCCACTgattggagctttcaattttttattccaTTCTGAATTTGAAGGCATCTTTTTAttctataactatatttaacaatgttgcataaaagctcattgcattcattgatatgtttgctacagtttgcagccaaaactggcttttatgtgcaatagaagaggagttacgagcgtcgatatTTTTGTTAAGTTAAGATAACTGCatggatgctatcaaataatatgctataaatctgcaaatttacaagttatataataataatctatcaaatgctgcaaatatatattctaaaacaagtgacataaacaaaccatacttttAATGCATAGCAAAACGAAACTTaatgtttttgaaacaaaaatattcacaTTGTTTGCTTGTCCAGTTGTGTTGTGATTGTTGCTATAGATTGGGATAATTTCATCTTTTTCCGGATGTTTAATACCTTCCACCAAGTCTTcagacctcaactctttttttgcactgctgaactagttgatattagtgtccaaacaatttttagcagagcgaaacttttacgtgttgcatttCGCACatataatgataaacttttagctgcGTATGCATTAAGCGCAACTTTTAGCacaaaactagtcgttcatatactatcataaatgtaaactgttttcACATaggtcgaagtatcaagactgcgttaaacaggGAACTACTATCaacctgatacagttattaattatttctgtggTGTTGCTTCCAAAGTTTCAACGCAAAACCAACAATCTTTGAAGTTGGAAAACGGATTTTggtacgaacagaaacaacaaaagaattgttattgatgtaagcGAGTCATTCTTggtacgattttgtggacgaTTTACCaatgatcacttgctattacgAGGTCGTAAAGATCAACAAGTGTCAaaatggcagtcaaatggaggttgCGTTCTATTAAAGGGTGGCGTTCCATTTTTTAACAATTCTCCTATAGGTCGAATAGAGATGGCATTTAAAGATATGGTGGCGGTTCAATTAGATTTTAACAGTAATCAAAACGTAATATGATGTTGGAGACATTATTTTATCAGATTCTGAGTGTTACacaaaatgaacaataaaaagtaacatacacaataaaaacaaagtttATGAACTAAATGCatgatgtacagtcatactACAACTTACGAATGCCCCAatatacgagaaacttgagatacgagccagcttttaagcaagttttagctctaacatacgagccatgtttgagataagaGCACGCGAGTCAGTATCCacgtatgtcggaggtgttttacgagaacagcatcactctgtatttttcaactgctcacgTTATACTTTTgcaccgtgttttttgtgcgcgttTTTCAGTgtagaattatgtgaattagaaacactgtgcgtagaccgaaagttaactggtacaatgaaggataatgcAGATGCAGAAgcaaaagcgaatgataacaattgatattaaatgtggaattattgaaaaatatgcgaaatatGTATGCATGAATGAGCTAACTCAGcaaaatgacagaaatacatccacaattatcaaacaaaaggaggatattaaaagcatttagtttgcaaaaggattAACCATAGTTACTAAATGGCTTAGTGATATTCACGATCGCTGATGGAAAAactgctcaggctttggataaaagacaaacaaatgactggcgacagcgtaactgaaataatgctacgtgaaaaggccggtgctttctatcaagactataaaaattaTAGACATTCGAACAATTTGGCTGGTGGTCCTGCATTAGCCCTTTGTGACGGCACCTGTGTTTTTCCttatcgcaacatgttgaaagggcgacaaaggcaaacatacttagataggtttctcttaaaaagACCGGCTGATTGTGAGagcaaaaaaaaggaaaaattagatAAGCTGCGAGAAACTTAAAAGTATGaatgccgaagaaattttaattacattaaggtaaaaattaaagtttgcttttaggtctGTGCATCAGAATCCAAacttatcaaagtcaactgttgtaatgaaggataacttatctctccctctctggcaaatgctagcgttagctgctgttgtatgtattttaattttacattttcattaatcacatttccttgcattattttttatttgttactttttgaaagcatgtggtaagttaggaccatagagttatctccccttagagtgataactacacgagcgtttccggtgccaacagggagcgtttaggccacgcctcttttttgtgctagtcagtcgtagtgattgactagatcaataacatcagccatgagaagggttaaacaaggatcatgaatttccagttgagatagtaattaatgctcatattaaagaaatgatgattatagtttattactctaatatatgcttattatttaaagcaattcaatacctaccagggattgctaaacatattatggaaatgtttactttttcatttccataaacataaatatttccataattttagggaaatggatatggacattttattttacaggtatggaaatggtatgaaaatggaaataatatggaaatgaattatggaaatgctatggaaatggaaataatatggaaataaattatggaaatggaattaatatggaaatgaattatggaacttttatggaaatggaaataatatggaaatggaaataatatggaaatgaattatgaaaatggaattaatatggaaatgaattatggaaatggaaataatatggaaatggaaataatatggaaataattatggaaatggaattaatatggaaatgaattatggaaatggaaataatatggaaatggaaataatatggaaataaattatggaaatggaaataatatggaaatgaattatggaaatgctatggaaataatatggaaatgaattatggaaatggaattaatatggaaatgaattatggaacttttatggaaatggaaataatatggaaatgaattatgaaaatggaattaatatggaaatgaattatggaaataatatggaaatggaaataatatggaaataattatggaaatggaattaatatggaaatgaattatggaaatggaaataatatggaaatggaaataatatggaaatggaaataatatggaaatgaattatggaaatggaaataatatggaaatgaattatggaaatgctatggaaataatatggaaatgaattatggaaatggaattaatatggaaatgaattatggaacttttataaaaatggaaataatatggaaatggaaatactatggaaatgaagtagggaaatggaattaatatggaaataaattatggaaatggaaataatatggaaatggaaataatatggaaatgaattatggaaatggaattaatatggaaatgaattatggaaatggaaataatatggaaatggaaataatatggaaatgaattatggaacttttatggaaatggaaataatatggaaatggaaatactatggaaatgaagtagggaaatggaattaatatggaaatgaattatggaaatggaaataatatggaaatggaaataatatggaaatgaattatggaaatggaattaatatggaaatgaattatggaaatggaaataatatggaaatggaaataatatggaaatgaattatggaaatagaattaatatggaaatgaattatggaaatggaaataatatggaaatggaaataatatggaaatgaattatggaaatggaattaatatggaaatgaattatggaacttttatggaaatggaaataatatggaaatggaaataatacggaaatgaattatggaaatggaattaatatggaaatgaattatggaacttttatggaaatggaaataatatggaaatgaattgtgaaaatggaaattgtgacatacacgtaatccctgatacctacatgacttgccaaggcactgaatagatagtgagtgaaagtgaaggtaatgcaagcagttactcataaataacatacatagtcatactggggttgtattacattggtgtgatgggaagctaatcaactgccatcaactatgagctgtactacccggtgttgcccgagtaataaaaaagtatttggacagaaaatttatttttatataacatttactattctaacttttaaacttcatatcatgagaaaatatttttaagcagtttaaatgaattaagaggaaaaagaaaacaactctaaaagtttgcaagctttttcaaacaactacaacttttaaatttcatatcatgaaagaagtgttttgttgaaataaattaggaaaaaaaataaaactgtaaatgtgtttaaatgtaaaataattagcaagcaatggctaaatataatctgtttagctatgattacaatgaaaaattatttaataaataaggtaataaaaaagtctattttatttttatataattatagttagtagaattaagtataatttatttttatttaacatataacaacatttaccactttaactttcaaactacatattatgaaaagtgttttgtgtaattgaaataaatgaagagacgagagaaaataaaaacaacggtaaatgttttcaagctttttcaaacaactaccacttttaaacttcatatcatgaaagaaattttttgttaaaatgaattaaaaagaaaaatgaaactgcaaatgtgtttaaatgtaaaataattagcaagtaatgctaaatataatctgtttagctatgattacatgtacaatataaaattattgtaatcatagctaatttttattactttatttaataataatttaatttaataaataaagtaattcacaactacttttttattactttatttaataaataaagtaataaaaagtctattttatttttaaataattataatttagtataattaagtataatttatttttatctaacatataacaacatttgccactctaactttcaaactttttgcttgcttacatcaagcaaagatggccactaactagtggacatttttgcttcaagctagtctatgtatttga
The genomic region above belongs to Watersipora subatra chromosome 1, tzWatSuba1.1, whole genome shotgun sequence and contains:
- the LOC137410474 gene encoding uncharacterized protein isoform X2; translation: MGDIALDKESTWKWDLQLATAKSIQCDVVKQEKELKEKLLSCKRELAKLSTLLPDLCTPIPFPAPSKFIPNGLVFDSDELDDLKNLVLKQKRDIANLQNRILANEQEISELKEIGAKSSKLQNDSELQSLLHSENSLKMECRDLRIQLAQIRQKQWYKPSTHLQYSNRPSTCSPINPVQPSPHINIKNMSQSVKPCSSLSTCSSITRPMEYDVEAPLQSPHKIPRLSSTVAEYASSYNSPMYASQHYELNDEVNPIDHDMEKSPYSEYEESFAEDSTYLTVLPAHGAAVSKPTVSCMNKDESDASIQCLEARKEANNRHFKFFTNF
- the LOC137410474 gene encoding uncharacterized protein isoform X1 → MGDIALDKESTWKWDLQLATAKSIQCDVVKQEKELKEKLLSCKRELAKLSTLLPDLCTPIPFPAPSKFIPNGLVFDSDELDDLKNLVLKQKRDIANLQNRILANEQEISELKEIGAKSSKLQNDSELQSLLHSENSLKMECRDLRIQLAQIRQKQWYKPSTHLQYSNRPSTCSPINPVQPSPHINIKNMSQSVKPCSSLSTCSSITRPMEYDVEAPLQSPHKIPRLSSTVAEYASSYNSPMYASQHYELNDEVLSQVNPIDHDMEKSPYSEYEESFAEDSTYLTVLPAHGAAVSKPTVSCMNKDESDASIQCLEARKEANNRHFKFFTNF